The genomic window CGGCCCTATGTTATAATGAGGAGGATTAGAGTGTAAGGGGACGACGGAATAAAGGGTGACTCGAGTGAGCTGGGAGAATTTGAGGAGCAAGCTGGGGGATGTCTGGAATATCAAGACCGAGCTGGTTCAACTGCCGGTATCCGAATGGAACGAGAAGGCGGGGAACGAGCGGCATGTATGGACCGAGGACGGTTGTCTCGTCTATTTGGGCCGGGAAGACGGCTGCGTGCATGCGCTGCTGCTGGTCGGCGACCGTCCGACGCACCGGGAGTTGAAGCTGCTGGAGGCTGCGGCGGAGGCATGCCGGCAGCAGCCGGAACGCCGGGCCGCCAGCGGCAGCGAGGAGGAACGCCGCGCCCACAGGCTCAGGGATTGGATCGATTCCCAGCTGGAGCTTGGAATTACGAACGCGGAGCTCCCCGATCTGTTTTCATCGTCCATCGCGATGCAGCAATCCCGCATTCCGTTTCTGATCTACGGCGAGCATGCCGACAGCCGGCGCATCGGCTACACGGAGCTGAAAAAGCTGCTGGAGACGTTTTTTCAGGCGGATGTGGCGCTGATTCCGCTGTCCGACAGGGAATGGCTGATACTGAGCTCGGATCTGCTCCTGAACGAGAGCGAAGCGGAGTGGGGCGAGGGCGAGGCCGGATTGGAGGAAGCGCTTCTGTCGATCGGCGAGGCGCTGCATGAGATGATGGCGAGCGAATCGGTCGGCGAATGCCAGATCGCTCTGAGTTATCCCATTTTGCCAGCCAAGTCTCTGCTCTGGGCCGTCGCGCATCTGCGGGAGACGCTTCTGCTCGGGCGCCAATACCGGATGGGGCGCAGCGTGCACGTTCCGTGGATGCTTCATCTCGAACGCATGGTCAGCGCGGTGCCGGATTCGGACAAGCTGGAATATCTCAATCACGTGCTGAGAGGGTCCGACCGGGCGCTGGATACGGAGACGCTGACGACGCTGGAAGCTTTTTTCGAGATGGACTGCAATGTGAGCGAAACGGCCAAGAAGCTGTACATCCACCGGAATACGCTATTGTACCGTCTGGATAAATTCAAGCAGGAGACGGGCCTCGACGTCCGCGCCTTCCGCCATGCCGTATTGGTGCATATGGCGATCCTATTGTACAAAGTCACGAAAAGGAAGTAATTTTTTTGTACAGTTTGTGCATAGTCACAAAGCCGCCTGCTAAGGTAATATAGACACGTAAGCAATAGTATGATTCGGGGGGAATACCACATGGCAAGCGTTACGCTGCGGCACGTCGTCAAACGTTACCCTGGCGCATCGGAAGATACGGTAAAAGACTTCAACCTGGAAATCAAAGACAAAGAGTTCCTCGTTCTTGTTGGCGCTTCCGGTTGCGGCAAATCCACTACTCTGCGGATGGTAGCAGGTCTGGAAGAAATCACATCCGGCGAGCTGTACATCGGCGATCGTCTGGTCAACGATGTTGCTCCGAAAGACCGCGATATTGCAATGGTATTCCAATCCTACGCGCTGTATCCGCACATGAACGTCTATCAGAACATGGCGTTCGGTCTGAAACTGCGCAAATTCAAAAAAGCTGAAATCGACAAACGCGTGCGTGAAGCCGCGAAAATTCTCGATATCGAACATCTGCTGGACCGCAAGCCGAAGGCTCTGTCCGGCGGTCAGCGCCAACGCGTCGCTCTGGGCCGCGCGATCGTCCGCGAACCGCAAGTGTTCCTGATGGACGAACCGCTCTCCAACCTGGACGCGAAACTGCGCGTGCAAATGCGCGCCGAGATCGGCAAGCTGCACAAACGTCTGGAAACGACGATTATCTACGTGACCCACGACCAGACGGAAGCCATGACGATGGGCGACCGGATCGTCGTGATGCACCAGGGCATCATCCAGCAAGCCGCTTCGCCGGAAGAAATCTACAACCATCCGGTGAACATGTACGTAGCGGGCTTCATCGGCTCCCCGTCCATGAACTTCATGAACGGTAGGCTGGTGGAAGAAGGCGGCGTCGTTCGCTTCAAAACGACCGGCGTTGACGTGGTTATTCCCGAAGGCAAAGCGAAACGCCTGCGCGAGCAAGGCTACATCGGCAAAGAAGTCGTATTCGGCATCCGTCCGGAGGACATCCACGACGAGCCGCTGTTCCTCGAAGGATCGCCGGACAGCATCGTAAACGCTCACGTCGAACTGTCCGAGAACCTCGGTCACGAGATGTACCTGTACATCAACGGCCTGGGCAATCAGACGGTAATCGCCCGCGTAGACGGACGCTCCGGATTCAAAGACGGCGTCAATGTCAAACTGGCGTTCGACATGAACAAAATCCATATCTTCGACAAAGAAACGGAGAAAAACGTCCTGCTGTAAGGCGGAACGTCCGGACAGGGGAGAAGCGAAGGCTTCTCCCCTGTTGATTTTACCCCGATATTCCGTTACGATGAAAACATTGGAAGCACTTGCGCGGAGACAGAAGGAGACGCAGCTATGGCGAAGAAAGTGAAGGTAGCGGACCTCGTCCAGCACTTCAACCTCGAAGTGGTCGAGGGCGAGGCCGGGTTGAAACGGCAAATCACCACGGCGGATTTGTACCGGCCCGGTTTGGAATTGGCCGGCTTTTTTGATTTTCACCCGAAAGAGCGGGTGCAAATGCTGGGGAAAACCGAGCTGTCGTTCTTCGAGTCGTTGACGCCGGAGCAGCGGCAGGAGCGCATGCATCGATTATGTCATGACGATACGCCTTGCGTCATCGTCTGTCACGGACTGGACGTGCCGCAGGAGATGCTGGCGGCTGCCCGCGAGAGCGGCATACCGATTCTGCGCAGTCCGGTGACGACGACGATTCTGATCAGCCGCATTACCGGCTTTCTGGAAAATCGGCTGGCGCCGACGACCACGATTCACGGGGTGCTCGTCGATGTTTACGGCATCGGCATTCTCATCACCGGTTCGAGCGGCATCGGCAAAAGCGAGACGGCGCTGGAGCTTGTGAAGCGGGGACACCGTCTGGTGGCCGACGACGCGGTCGAAATCCGTCAATCGGCGGATAACGAGCTGATCGGGAACGCACCCGAGCTGATCAAGCATCTGCTTGAAATACGCGGGGTCGGCATCATTAACGTCATGACGCTGTTCGGGGCCGGAGCCGTCCGCAATGTGAAAAAAATCGCCGTTGTCGTCAAGCTGGAGAATTGGCAGCAGGACAAGGAATACGACCGTCTCGGGCTGGACGAGGAAATGACGCGCATCATCGATACGGATCTGCCGCTCGTGACGGTTCCGGTGCGTCCGGGGCGGAACCTGGCCGTCATCATCGAGGTGGCGGCGATGAACTACCGGCTGAAGCGGATGGGATACAACGCGGCGCTGCAATTCACCAACAAGCTGACGGAGACGCTGTCGATGGATCTAGACGATCTGGAATAGGAACCGAGAGGGGACGTAAGGATGTTGTTGTCTATGATCAATCCGGTCGCGATTGCGCTGGGGCCGATTAAGGTCCATTGGTACGGAATCATATTGGGGCTCGGAGCATTGGCCGGTCTGTATCTCGCGATTCGGGAAGGGCGCCGCTTCAAGATGGCTCCGGAATTTTTCATGGATCTGCTGCTGATCGGCGTGCCTTCGGCGATTGTCGCCGCCAGAATCTATTACGTGGCGTTCCAGTGGGAGAGTTACCGCGATAATATTTGGAGCGTGTTCAAAATATGGGAGGGCGGCATCGCGATCTACGGCGCCCTGATCGGCGCGATCGTGTCGGCCTTCCTGTATGTGCGGGCCAAAGGCTACAGCTTCTGGCGGATCGCGGATATTTGCGCGCCTTCGCTGCTGGTCGGCCAGATGATCGGCCGTTGGGGCAACTTCGTGAACCAGGAGGCGTACGGCGGCCCCGTATCCGAGAGCTTCCTGCGGGATACGCTGCATCTTCCCGGCTTTATCGTGGATATGATGTATATCAAAGGGGCGTATCATCACCCGACCTTCCTGTACGAGTCGCTGTGGAACCTCGCCGGATTGCTTGTGCTTCTCGTGCTTCGCCGCAGGCCGTTCCTGCGCGCCGGCGAGTTGTTCATGACCTATTTTATCTGGTATTCGCTGGGGCGGTTCTTCATCGAAGGATTGCGTACGGATAGCCTGGTATTCAACGGCCCGGCATGGCTGGAGAACTTCCTGGCCGTGCTCTGGCTGCCGATGGACGCGGTATTCGAGCCGGGTGAGATGACCGGCGGCAACATCCGAATCTCGCAACTGCTCGCGCTGCTTATTATCGTGGCCGCCGCGATCCTGATCGTCGTGCGCCGGCGCAAGGGATGGGCGAAGGAACGTTATTCCGATCCGATTCTCGGACGGGGAGACACGGCTGCCGGCGGAGCGGAAGCCGCGAAGGAAGGAACTCTTGCCGCGAAGGAGCCGGAGCAGCCGAAACAGTCGAACGATTAACCAAAGGAGCTGCAGCCAGATGGACGCCGTGTTATTCGATCTCGACGGGACGATCCTCGATACAAACGAATTGATTATCGAAACGTTCCTGCATATTTTGAAAGACCGCACCAGCAAGCCGCTCACCCGGGAATTCATCTCCGCGAATATGGGGCTGGCGTTGAAGGATCAACTGCGTTTCTTCACGGGAAGGGAAGACGTGGACGATCTGGTGCCGATCTACCGCGAGTACAACATCCGCCGCCACAACGACCTGGTCACCGCTTTTCCGCATGTGCTGGAGGTGCTGGCGCAGTTGAAGGAACACGGATGCCGGATCGGCGTCGTGACGAACAAGGCGCGCGTGACGACTGAGATGGGACTTCGGCACACGGGGATCGACGCGTACGTCGACGAAGTGCTGACGGTGGACGATGTCCGGAACCCGAAGCCGGACCCGGAGATGATCGTTCGCATGATGGACAAGCTGGGAACCGCTCCGGAGCGGACGCTTATGGTCGGAGACAGCCACTACGACATCCTGGCGGCTCACCGGGCCGGCGTCCGGGCCGTTGGCGTGGCCTGGTCGCTCAAAGGGACCGGGGTATTAAAAGAACACGGAGCGGATTGGATTATCGAGGATATCCGGGAACTGCCGAAGATCGCAGGAATCGTTTCGGGAGCCGGCGGAAGCTTGTGACCGGCGCGCCGGGACGGATGGCGGAGAGGCCTCCGTTCCGGCGCTTCGCCGATTGTGCAGAAGGAGTCGGTGGGCATGCGGAGAACGGAAAAATATCCGGTAACCGGGCCGAATGCGTTATGGCAAATTTATCGGACGGTCAGTCCGTGGAAAGGCGTCAAAAACTTTATTGTGATTCAGATCGCCCGATACACGCCGCTGCTTCCCGTGAAAAACTGGATGTACCGCCGGCTGCTCGGCATGAAGGTCGGCAAACAGGCGGCGTTTGCCCTGATGGTGATGCCGGACGTGTTTTTTCCCGAACGGATTCAGGTCGGCGACAATACGATTATCGGCTACAACACCACGATATTGGCGCATGAATATTTGATTAAGGAATACCGTCTCGGGGACGTCAAGATCGGTTCGAATGTGATGATCGGCGCGAATACGACCATCCTGCCGGGAGTGGAAATCGGGGATCACGCCGTCGTCTCCGCCGGGACGCTGGTCCACAAGGATGTGCCCGCGTATACGATGGTAGGCGGCAACCCGATGCGGATCATTCGCCATCTCCGGGAGCGGGAGGACGAGGAGCGGCAATAACCCGGCCCGGCTCGGGCAAGCGGGAACGGGCGGGGAGGACTTGGCCGCGAAGCTGCGAACGGCGGAGAAGACGCGATGGGTATACGCCCGGCAAGCTGGCGTTCGGTCGGTAACGATCCGTGCGGACACTTGCGTCTATTGACGCAGGTGTCTTTTGTTTCATATACTTCGTCACGTGTGACCATGAAGCAAACGGGCGGCGGTTGAACGAATGGGAACGCGGTTATACGGCCGAAGCGCGGAAGGCAGCCAAGCATGACGGGCGAGGGACAGCGCATGCCGGCCCGGCGGGGGGCCCGACTTGGCCGAAGGCGGGTGAAGAGGCCGGTTGTCGATTGACGGAAACGGCTTAGGCATGGTACACTAACCGATATATTCTTTAGTTTGTTAGCAATCTAACACTTTAACGTGTTAAAGATAACATAGAGAGATGGGGCTCAGCAATACGATGACCGGGGGGAAATTTGTGTCTAAACCGAAAGTATTCGAAAAACCGGCCGGACTCAGGGACTATTTGCCGGAAGCCGCCGCTCGGCTCAGGCAGATCGAACTAAGCGTGCTGGATTGCATCGAGCGGTGGGGTTACCGCCAAATCATCACGCCGACTCTGGAATATTACGATACGGTAGGCGTGGCGAGCTCGACGTCCGACAAAAAGCTGTTTAAGCTGCTGGACCGCAACGGCACGACGATCGTGCTGCGTCCGGAGCTGACCGCGCCGATCGCGCGCGTGGTGGCTTCGCTGCTGAAGCAGGAGCCGTTTCCGTTGAGGTTGTCTTATCATTCCAACGTATTCCGCGCCTTTGACGACGAGGCGGGCAAAGAATCGGAATTTCTGCAAACCGGCGTCGAGCTGATCGGAGACGGGACGGCCGAAGCGGACGCGGAGATTATCGCGCTGGCGGTCGCTTGCCTGGAAGCCGCAGGCGTGCCGAAGTTCAAGCTGGCGGTTGGGCATGCGGGGTTCCTGCACGGTTTGTTCGAGGAGCTGCTGCCGAACCGCCCGGAGCAGCAATATCTGCTGAAGGAATGCCTGATCAACCGGGATTTCGTCGGCTTCCGCGAACAGCTTGCCGGGATGCGGCTGAAGCCGGAAGTGCACGCCGAGCTGGAGGGGATTCTGCGGCTGCGCGGCGGGCGCGAGATCTGCCAGCAGGCGCACGGCCGGGTCAGAACGGAGGCGACGCAGGACGCGCTGATGAAGCTGTGCGAAGTATGGGATGTCCTGCAGGCGTACGGCGTATCCGACCGGGTCAGCATCGACCTGACGCTGATCGGCGATTTCTCCTATTACACCGGCATTACGTTTGAAGGCTACGCGGCCGATCTGGGCTTCCCCGTGGTCAGCGGCGGGCGCTACGACAATCTGCTCGGCCAGTTCGGCCGGCCGGCGCCCGCAACCGGGTTCGCGCTGAAGACGAACCGCATCCTGGAGATTGCGACGGGGCTCGGCGAGCCGAAGCGGGAGCGGGTGCTCGTGCTGTACGCCGCGCACCGCCGCGACGAGGCGCTGCGTCAGGCCAGCGAGCTGCGCCGGCAAGGGACGGTTATTGTGGAGACCCGGCGGTTGGCGGATGAGAACGCGGAGCATGCCGCCGCGTCGTACAGCCGCGTGCTGAGGCTGGAATAGGAGAGAGGTGCACGATCATGGACGAACTGCTTAAGATCGCCGTCCCGAAGGGGCGCATCAGCAAACATATATCGCGCATGTTTGCGGAGGCGGGCTTCGCGATTCCGGAGGAGCTGGAGGAGACGCGCAAGTTTATCCTCGATGTGCCGGAAGCGGGCTTCCGGTTCATCATCGCCAAACCGGCGGACGTGCCCGTATACGTGGAATACGGCGCGGCCGACCTGGGCGTGGCGGGCAAGGACGTGTTGCTGGAGGCGAACCGCGACGTCTACGAGCTTCTCGATCTCGACATTGCCCGCTGCCGCATGTCGGTGATCGCCCTGCCGGACTGGCGGCCGACGCTTCATCCGCGCGTGGCGACGAAGTTCCCGAATGTCGCGTCCAAATATTTCCGCGAGCAAGGCCAGCAGGTCGAGATCATCCAGCTTAACGGCAACATCGAGCTGGCTCCGCTGATCGGTCTGGCCGACCGGATCGTCGACCTGGTCGAAACCGGCGGCACGATCCGCGAGAATGGGCTGGTCGAGATGGAGAAAATTATCGATATCACCAGCCGGCTGATTGCCAATCGGGGCAGCTACCGGATGAAAAATGAGCCGATCCAACGCTTGTGCGACCGGCTGCAGCAAGTGCTGAACGCGCGGGCGGAAGCGAAACGGGCGGCGGCGGGAGGCGCTAACGGATGAACATCATAAAGGCGGAGCAATTCAATCTGGAACGCCGGATCGAGTACGGGACACCCGAGCAAAACGACGCGGTCCACAGCATTCTTGCCGCTGTGCGCGAGCGCGGAGACGCGGCATTGAGGGAGTTCACCGAGCAGTTCGACAAGGTGCGGGTGGACGACCTCCGTGTCGGCGAAGAAGAGCTGAAAGCCGCCTACGCGCAGGTCGACTCGAAGTTTCTCGAAGCGCTGCGCCGGGCGGCGGCGAACATCCGCGAATTCCACGAGAAGCAGAAACGCGTCTCGTGGTTCGATACGGCGGCCGACGGCACGATTCTCGGACAGACGATCAAGCCGCTGGGGCGGGTCGGCCTGTACGTGCCGGGCGGCAAGGCGGCATATCCGTCCAGCGTGCTGATGAACGCGATCCCCGCGCAGGTAGCCGGCGTACGCGAGATCGCGATGGTGACGCCTCCGGCGACGGCCGGCCAGGCCGGGATCAACCCGTACATTCTCGTGGCGGCGGCCGAAGCGGGCATCACCGAAATCTACCGCGTCGGCGGCGCGCAGGCGATTGCGGCGCTCGCCTACGGCACGGAGTCGATCCGGCCCGTCGACAAGATCGTCGGCCCCGGCAACATCTACGTCGCGCTGGCGAAGCGCTATGTCTACGGCGTCGTCGATATCGACAGCATCGCCGGACCGAGCGAGATCGTCGTGCTGGCGGACGACAGCGCCGACGCGGAGTATGTCGCGGCCGATCTGCTGTCGCAGGCCGAGCATGACGAGATGGCGTCGGCGATTCTGGTGACGACGAGCGAGCCGTTCGGCCGCGCCGTGGCGGCCGAGGTGGAGCGCCAACTGGAGTCGCTGCCGCGCCGCGAGATCGCGCGCCGTTCGATCGACGAACGCGGGGCGATCCTGCTGGTGGACAGCCTCGAACAAGGCGTTGACGTGATCAACCGGCTGGCGCCGGAGCACTTGGAGATCATCGTGCCGAATCCGTTCGACTGGCTCGGCCGGATCGACAATGCGGGCGCGGTCTTCCTCGGTCCGTACAGTTCGGAGCCGGTGGGCGATTATTTCGCGGGGCCGAACCACATCCTGCCGACCAACGGCACGGCGCGGTTCTCGTCTCCGCTTAACGTGGACGATTTCCTGAAGAAGACAAGCGTGATCTCCTACAGCAAGCGGGCGTTGCTGCGGGACGGAGCCGACATTATGACGCTGGCCCGGCACGAAGGGCTGGAAGCCCACGCGAGAGCGATCGAGGTACGGTTAAAGAAAGAGGGGAACGAAGCATGAGCGAGGCGGCGCAGCAACCGCGCACGGCAAGCATTGCGCGCAAAACGAACGAGACGGACATCAAGCTGACGTTCGGCGTGGACGGGTCCGGTCAAGCGGACATCGTCACGGACGTTCCGTTTCTGAATCATATGCTGGATCTGTTCGCGAAGCACGGCCAGTTCGATCTGAAGGTCGAAGCGGAAGGCGACGTGCACATCGACGACCACCATACGGTCGAGGATATCGGCATCTGCCTCGGCCAGGCGCTGCTGGAAGCGCTCGGCGACAAACGAGGCATCAAGCGGTACGCCAGCGTATTCGTGCCGATGGACGAGGCGCTGGCGCAGGTCGTCATCGATATCAGCGGACGGCCTCATTTCGAGTACCGGGCGGAATATCCGTCGGCTCAAGTCGGCAGCTTCTCCACGGAGATGGTGCATGAGTTTTTGTGGAAGCTGGCGCTGGAGGCGCGCATCACGCTGCACGTCATCGTCCACTACGGCCAAAACACGCACCATATGATCGAAGCGGTGTTCAAGGCGTTAGGCCGCGCGCTCGACGAAGCAACCAGCCTCGACCCCCGCGTGAAAGGCGTGCCGTCGACGAAAGGAGTGCTGTAAGCCCGATGATCGCGATTATCGACTACGGTATGGGCAATCTGCACAGCGTCAGCCAGGCGGTGAAGAAGCTCGGCTTCGAAGCCGTCGTAACCGGAGACGCGAAGGAGATCGCCGCAGCCGACGGGGCGATATTGCCGGGCGTCGGTGCATTCGGCGACGCTATGGCCAATCTTCGGCAGTCGGGGCTGGACGATGCCGTTCGCGCCTTCGCGGCGGGCGGCAAGCCGCTGCTGGGCATCTGCCTCGGCATGCAGCTTCTGTTCGACGAGAGCGAAGAGCACGGCTGGCATCGGGGATTAGGCTTGCTGCCGGGACGCGTCGTGCGGTTTCGGGGTGATTACAAGGTCCCGCATATGGGCTGGAACGAGCTGGAGCTGCGGCAGCCGGAGCATCCGCTGTTCCGGGGCGTGTCAGGCGGACACGTCTATTTCGTCCATTCGTATCATGCGCTGCCGGAGGTTCCGAGCGATCTGCTCGCGACGACCGACTACCATCAGCCGGTAACGGCGATCGTAGGCCGGGGCAACGTCAGCGGCATGCAGTTCCATCCCGAGAAAAGCGGCGAGACCGGCATGAAGCTGCTCCGAAACTTCCTGGAACTGTGCGGTCCTTCCGCCGCGGAAGGGGGACGGCAAGCATGCTGACGAAGCGGATTATTCCTTGTCTGGACGTGAAGGATGGACGGGTAGTGAAGGGCGTTAACTTCGTCAATCTGCGTGACGCGGGAGACCCCGTCGAGCTTGCCCGGGTCTACGACCGCGAGGGCGCGGACGAGCTGGTGTTCCTCGACATCTCCGCTTCGGTCGAAGGGCGGGCGACGATGGTCGAGGTCGTGCGGAAGACGGCCGCCGAGATTACGATCCCGTTCACGGTCGGGGGCGGCATCGCCAGTACGGACGATATGAAGCGTCTGCTGCGCGCGGGCGCGGACAAGATCGGCATCAACACCGCGGCGGTGCGGAATCCGAGGCTGGTCGCCGAAGGGGCGGAGAAGTTCGGCTCCCAATGCATGGTCGTTGCGATCGACGCGCGGTTCAACCCGGAATGGGGCGAATGGGAGGTCGTGACGCACGGCGGCCGCAATCCGACCGGACTGCGGGCTCTGGAGTGGGCGCGCGAGGTCGAACGGCTCGGAGCGGGCGAGATCCTGCTCACCAGCATGGACGCCGACGGGACCAAGGACGGCTTCGACCTGCCGCTGACGAAGGCGGTATCCGATGCGCTGTCGATTCCGGTGATCGCTTCGGGCGGCGCCGGAGCGCCGGAGCATTTCTACGACGTATTCACGGAGGGTAAGGCGGACGCCGGACTGGCCGCGACGATTTTTCATTATAAGGAATTAACGATTGACGGCGTTAAAAATTATGTCAGACAGAGAGGGGTGCCGATCCGATGAGCGGCAGCGATGCGGCGAAATGGGAAGGAGCTTGGGATGCCTCCCGTTATGAAGAATTGGCGTCCGTCATCCGCTGGGACGGGGACGGCCTCGTGCCGGCGATCGTGCAGGACGCCGCAAGCAAGGACGTCTTGATGCTGGCGTATATGAACAAGGAGTCGCTCCGGCGCACGCTCGAATCCGGCGAGACGTGGTTCTGGAGCCGCTCGCGGGGCGAACTGTGGCACAAGGGCGCGACCAGCGGAAATACGCAGCGCGTGCGCAAGCTTTCTTACGATTGCGACGGCGATACGCTGCTGATCGCGGTCGACCCGGCGGGCCCGGCTTGCCATACGGGACAATATACGTGCTTCCGTAACGTCGTTATGGCAGGGGACTCGGCGGCGGCCGATTCAACGGGCGACCGGTTCCGCATGCTGGGGACGCTGGAAAGCACGATCGCGCAGCGCGACGCGGAGCGTCCGGAAGGCGCGTATACGACGTACCTGTTCGAGAAGGGCGTCGACAAGATCCTGAAGAAGGTCGGCGAAGAGACGGCGGAAGTGATTATCGCGGCCAAAAACAAAGACAACGAGGAGCTTCGTTACGAAGCGAGCGATTTGATCTTCCACTTGATGGTTCTGCTGCGCGAGCGCAAGCTGCCGCTGGACGACGTCATGGCCGAGCTGGAACGCCGCCATCTTCATCCGAAGCCGAAAAAATAAACCCATCCGCAGAACAAGCCTCTCGATCGCAAAAGCGATCCGGGGGCTTTTGTCATGAAAAAACGAATAACATGGCCGGCAACCCGGAGGATTTTTCGGATTGTTCCCCAAGAGGAGGTTTTTCCTTCTTTACGGCGGCCGGTTTTGTGGTAGCATGGTTAAGGGGAGAGGGGGACATCATGAAAAAGTTGCAAGAAATCGATTTGGTCCGCGGAATCGCGATCCTCGCCGTCGTTTTTATTCACGCCAGCGCCGGGGCGGTCGGCGGGCTGCCCGAGGGAACGCCGTGGCACTCGTTCTTTTTTACCGCCAATCAGTTGATGCTGTTTGCGGTGCCCGTCTTTCTGTTTATCAGCGGGCTTGTGCTTGCCTACCGGTACAAGGGCCGGTGGGACGGGCGAGAGATGCTGAAGTTTTACCGGAAGCGTCTGACCCAGATTATGATTCCGTTTCTCGTCTGGTCGGCCGTGTTCTACGCGTACTTCTATATCGTGCCGAGATTGGTTCAGCCCTCGCAGATCCCCGGACATTGGTGGTCGCTGCTGCCGTGGGGCCAATCGTCCTATCATCTGTATTATTTAAGCATCATCATTCAATTTTATCTGCTGTTTCCGATTCTGATGGAGCTGTTGAAGCGATTCCCGAAGTTGAATGCGGCGCTGGTTCCGATCGGAGCCGCCGCGCAGATCGCGTTTTACTTGGCAAACGAACACTGGGGGCCGTTCGAGCATAAGCCGACGATCGTGTTCAATTACATGTTCGTGCTTCTGACGGGGTGCTGGATCGGTTGGAACTATGAGCGCTGGCGCTCCCTTCATCGGAAGCTCGGCGCGCCTGTCGTTCTGTTCGCGGTCGCGGCCGGCGGAGCGTTTCTCGTCCGGGTCTGGACGACAGGCAAGGTGAACTGGCCGGCGTTGACCTACGACACGACCTTCCATCTGTACGGACTGGCCGCCGCCCTGCTGTTCCTCTGGCTGGGAGCCGCCGTCCAAAGCCGGCGCGACCGGAAGCCGCTGCGCCTGCTCGCCCTGATCGGACAAGCGTCGTTCGGGATTTATCTCGTGCATCCTCTGGTGCTGTCGATGTGGGATACGTATACGAAAAGCGCGGGTCTGCACGCGATGAACAAGGCTGTGCTGCTCGGAGGCTTCGTTGTGACGGTTGCCGTCAGCCTCGCGTTGTCTCTCGGCTACAGCCGGGCGGCAATCGAGTGGCGGGGTACGCGTCCGGCTTCCGGGGACGTTCCGCAATCCCCATCCGGACCGGGCAAGGCGCTCGGAGCGTAAGGAGGGCACATTTTTTTCG from Paenibacillus thermoaerophilus includes these protein-coding regions:
- a CDS encoding PucR family transcriptional regulator, which codes for MSWENLRSKLGDVWNIKTELVQLPVSEWNEKAGNERHVWTEDGCLVYLGREDGCVHALLLVGDRPTHRELKLLEAAAEACRQQPERRAASGSEEERRAHRLRDWIDSQLELGITNAELPDLFSSSIAMQQSRIPFLIYGEHADSRRIGYTELKKLLETFFQADVALIPLSDREWLILSSDLLLNESEAEWGEGEAGLEEALLSIGEALHEMMASESVGECQIALSYPILPAKSLLWAVAHLRETLLLGRQYRMGRSVHVPWMLHLERMVSAVPDSDKLEYLNHVLRGSDRALDTETLTTLEAFFEMDCNVSETAKKLYIHRNTLLYRLDKFKQETGLDVRAFRHAVLVHMAILLYKVTKRK
- a CDS encoding ABC transporter ATP-binding protein, giving the protein MASVTLRHVVKRYPGASEDTVKDFNLEIKDKEFLVLVGASGCGKSTTLRMVAGLEEITSGELYIGDRLVNDVAPKDRDIAMVFQSYALYPHMNVYQNMAFGLKLRKFKKAEIDKRVREAAKILDIEHLLDRKPKALSGGQRQRVALGRAIVREPQVFLMDEPLSNLDAKLRVQMRAEIGKLHKRLETTIIYVTHDQTEAMTMGDRIVVMHQGIIQQAASPEEIYNHPVNMYVAGFIGSPSMNFMNGRLVEEGGVVRFKTTGVDVVIPEGKAKRLREQGYIGKEVVFGIRPEDIHDEPLFLEGSPDSIVNAHVELSENLGHEMYLYINGLGNQTVIARVDGRSGFKDGVNVKLAFDMNKIHIFDKETEKNVLL
- the hprK gene encoding HPr(Ser) kinase/phosphatase, which translates into the protein MAKKVKVADLVQHFNLEVVEGEAGLKRQITTADLYRPGLELAGFFDFHPKERVQMLGKTELSFFESLTPEQRQERMHRLCHDDTPCVIVCHGLDVPQEMLAAARESGIPILRSPVTTTILISRITGFLENRLAPTTTIHGVLVDVYGIGILITGSSGIGKSETALELVKRGHRLVADDAVEIRQSADNELIGNAPELIKHLLEIRGVGIINVMTLFGAGAVRNVKKIAVVVKLENWQQDKEYDRLGLDEEMTRIIDTDLPLVTVPVRPGRNLAVIIEVAAMNYRLKRMGYNAALQFTNKLTETLSMDLDDLE
- the lgt gene encoding prolipoprotein diacylglyceryl transferase, producing MLLSMINPVAIALGPIKVHWYGIILGLGALAGLYLAIREGRRFKMAPEFFMDLLLIGVPSAIVAARIYYVAFQWESYRDNIWSVFKIWEGGIAIYGALIGAIVSAFLYVRAKGYSFWRIADICAPSLLVGQMIGRWGNFVNQEAYGGPVSESFLRDTLHLPGFIVDMMYIKGAYHHPTFLYESLWNLAGLLVLLVLRRRPFLRAGELFMTYFIWYSLGRFFIEGLRTDSLVFNGPAWLENFLAVLWLPMDAVFEPGEMTGGNIRISQLLALLIIVAAAILIVVRRRKGWAKERYSDPILGRGDTAAGGAEAAKEGTLAAKEPEQPKQSND
- the ppaX gene encoding pyrophosphatase PpaX, whose translation is MDAVLFDLDGTILDTNELIIETFLHILKDRTSKPLTREFISANMGLALKDQLRFFTGREDVDDLVPIYREYNIRRHNDLVTAFPHVLEVLAQLKEHGCRIGVVTNKARVTTEMGLRHTGIDAYVDEVLTVDDVRNPKPDPEMIVRMMDKLGTAPERTLMVGDSHYDILAAHRAGVRAVGVAWSLKGTGVLKEHGADWIIEDIRELPKIAGIVSGAGGSL
- a CDS encoding acyltransferase produces the protein MRRTEKYPVTGPNALWQIYRTVSPWKGVKNFIVIQIARYTPLLPVKNWMYRRLLGMKVGKQAAFALMVMPDVFFPERIQVGDNTIIGYNTTILAHEYLIKEYRLGDVKIGSNVMIGANTTILPGVEIGDHAVVSAGTLVHKDVPAYTMVGGNPMRIIRHLREREDEERQ
- a CDS encoding ATP phosphoribosyltransferase regulatory subunit; translated protein: MSKPKVFEKPAGLRDYLPEAAARLRQIELSVLDCIERWGYRQIITPTLEYYDTVGVASSTSDKKLFKLLDRNGTTIVLRPELTAPIARVVASLLKQEPFPLRLSYHSNVFRAFDDEAGKESEFLQTGVELIGDGTAEADAEIIALAVACLEAAGVPKFKLAVGHAGFLHGLFEELLPNRPEQQYLLKECLINRDFVGFREQLAGMRLKPEVHAELEGILRLRGGREICQQAHGRVRTEATQDALMKLCEVWDVLQAYGVSDRVSIDLTLIGDFSYYTGITFEGYAADLGFPVVSGGRYDNLLGQFGRPAPATGFALKTNRILEIATGLGEPKRERVLVLYAAHRRDEALRQASELRRQGTVIVETRRLADENAEHAAASYSRVLRLE